The following coding sequences lie in one Arachis hypogaea cultivar Tifrunner chromosome 9, arahy.Tifrunner.gnm2.J5K5, whole genome shotgun sequence genomic window:
- the LOC140175205 gene encoding uncharacterized protein, with protein MTWAIELSQYELRYELRHAIKAQAMANFLVEVTRDPTEEAGTPWRLHVDEASNQTSGGAGIILKSPVGVIYEQSIKFEFPVSNNQAEYEALLGGLILAQEVGATRMEVCSDSQVITSQVNRSYQARDSLLQKYLEKVKELSKQFEEVAVQHVPRERNTRADLLSKLVSTKPGVGNRSFIQGMIKEPAVALHLTKIGPSWMDPITNILENGKLPDDEKEAKALRREAAKYAIIQGQLFKKRLNQPLLKCLHPNQTDYILREVHEGCCGHHIGGKALARKLIRAGYYWPSMMMDSKEFVITRFGILEVVVSDNGTQFTDKKFAEFLTGLGIKQKFSSVEHPQTNGQVEAANKVVLLGLKKRLANKKGAWADELASVL; from the exons atgacttgggccATTGAGCTATCTCAGTATGAATTGCGATATGAGTTGCGACATGCGATTAAGGCACAAGCAATGGCAAACTTCTTGGTAGAGGTAACGAGGGACCCGACCGAGGAGGCGGGCACACCGTGGAGGCTCCATGTGGACgaggcctccaaccaaacgtccggaGGTGCCGGGATCATCTTGAAAAGCCCTGTCGGGGTCATATACGAACAATCAATCAAGTTTGAGTTTCCCGtatcgaacaaccaagcagagtACGAGGCTCTCTTGGGCGGCTTGATCCTAGCTCAGGAAGTCGGAGCTACGAGGATGGAAGTGtgcagtgactcacaagtcatcaCCTCGCAAGTAAATagaagctaccaagccagagactcGTTGTTGCAGAAGTACTTGGAGAAGGTCAAAGAGCTGAGCAAACAATTCGAGGAGGTTGCGGTCCAACACGTTCCGagggaaaggaacacacgggcagacctcctatccAAGCTGGTAAGCACGAAACCGGGAGTCGGCAACCGGTCCTTCATTCAAGGCATGATAAAAGAACCAGCAGTTGCCCTCCACCTGACAAAGATAGGTCCTTCCTGGATGGACCCCATCACCAATATCCTAGAAAATGGCAAACTCCCTGACGACGAAAAGGAAGCTAAAGCGCTGAGAAGGGAGGCAGCCAAATATGCGATCATACAAGGCCAACTATTTAAAAAGAGACTTAACCAGCCCTTACTGAAGTGCCTGCATCCCAACCAAACGGACTACATACTCAGAGAGGTCCACGAGGGGTGCTGCGGTCACCACATCGGGGGAAAAGCCCTAGCAAGAAAGCTCATCCGAGCTGGATATTACTGGCCATCGATGATGATGGACTCCAAAGAATTC GTGATAACTCGATTTGGCATCCTGGAAGTTGTTGTCTCTGATAACGGGACACAGTTTACTGACAAGAAGTTCGCGGAGTTCCTCACTGGTCTGGGCATAAAACAGAAATTCTCCTCTGTAGAGCATCCCCAGACGAACGGTCAAGTTGAGGCCGCAAACAAGGTCGTCTTGTTGGGCCTCAAGAAGCGGCTGGCGAACAAAAAAGGCGCATGGGCCGATGAACTCGCCTCGGTTCTCTAG
- the LOC112711584 gene encoding uncharacterized protein — protein MEGSAEDLGAPESWEVADLDESMNRLKLSLSRNKPNLEPGADDDDAPPPPQQPPPPPSYSSASSSCYSSGSERVSDDVINQVDQFLREAIQNPRERLSILRMEQDVEKFIRDPNQQQLEFQQLPTSYLRLAAHRVAQHYSLQSMVLMDNSLPDGSGSRIIVRKTSECKLPAIRLADIPVKLSSENNAVMNVKVAIKQRPQKRTQVLSNANSNSAKNNSSKSVEERKEEYNRARARIFSSSNNGGGTVVGKPECEPKQEDNSMKGSLVVQRVEDKSSSVADVSSSRGPVESSTNTSRARSRTEKEAVGRYRQSNNRVAIFRDREIDRKDPDYDRSYDRYMQRFDPGFGFNGGSYPIQPMYTPVVNYNTEFPQLGSTHGPQLSTEHQPRPLLQHIPGPWAAQSTPAGIGYGHPETMMSPFNPSQVGAHPSSTMYLHSSQYPCQRPGMPFLHHEHVHQPFAQSHQPPPDASFGLARPR, from the exons ATGGAGGGCTCTGCGGAGGATCTGGGAGCCCCGGAGTCATGGGAGGTGGCCGATTTGGACGAATCCATGAACCGTTTGAAGCTCTCTCTTTCCCGCAACAAACCTAACCTCGAACCCGGTGCTGATGATGACGATGCTCCTCCACCGCCGCAACAACCACCTCCTCCACCTTCTTACTCCTCTGCTTCGTCTTCGTGTTATTCTTCGGGATCCGAGAGGGTCTCCGATGACGTCATCAACCAAGTCGATCAGTTCCTCCGTGAAGCCATTCAGAACCCTCGCGAACGCCTTTCGA TTTTGCGTATGGAGCAAGATGTTGAGAAGTTTATTCGTGATCCTAATCAGCAGCAGCTTGAATTCCAGCAGCTCCCAACATCCTACTTACGGTTGGCTGCACACCGGGTGGCTCAGCATTACTCGTTACAGTCAATGGTTTTAATGGATAATAGCCTACCTGATGGTTCGGGGTCAAGAATTATTGTTCGCAAAACTTCTGAATGTAAGCTTCCTGCTATTCGCCTTGCAGATATCCCAGTAAAGTTATCATCAGAAAACAATGCTGTTATGAATGTGAAGGTTGCAATTAAACAGAGACCACAGAAGCGGACTCAGGTTCTTAGCAATGCAAACTCAAACTCAGCGAAGAATAATAGCTCTAAAAGTGTGGAAGAGAGAAAAGAGGAGTATAATAGGGCTCGTGCTAGGATATTTAGTTCAAGTAATAATGGCGGTGGTACTGTAGTTGGGAAGCCAGAATGTGAACCAAAGCAGGAGGATAACTCAATGAAAGGTTCCTTGGTAGTTCAACGGGTGGAAGATAAGTCTTCTTCTGTAGCTGATGTAAGTTCCAGTAGAGGCCCGGTAGAGTCTTCAACTAATACTAGTAGGGCTAGAAGTAGGACAGAGAAAGAGGCAGTTGGTAGGTACCGGCAAAGTAATAATAGGGTGGCTATATTTCGGGACCGTGAGATTGACCGCAAGGATCCTGATTATGACAGGAGCTATGATAG GTACATGCAAAGGTTTGATCCTGGCTTTGGGTTCAATGGTGGGTCATACCCGATCCAGCCTATGTATACACCAGTAGTAAATTACAACACCGAGTTTCCACAGCTTGGATCCACCCATGGACCCCAGCTTTCTACTGAACACCAACCACGACCTCTTCTGCAGCATATACCTGGGCCATGGGCAGCACAATCAACACCTGCTGGAATTGGATATGGACATCCAGAGACCATGATGTCACCATTTAATCCTAGCCAAGTTGGTGCACATCCCTCATCAACCATGTATCTGCATTCATCTCAGTATCCCTGTCAGCGCCCTGGAATgccctttctccatcatgaacATGTTCACCAACCCTTTGCACAG TCTCATCAACCTCCGCCTGATGCAAGTTTTGGATTGGCCCGGCCCCGGTGA